A section of the Pseudomonas lini genome encodes:
- a CDS encoding fe2+ zn2+ uptake regulation protein, translating to MYNPQLPTDGSHAPKASTLGSGVFNQQAERHGNERIRFLLKSFGLRTSLIRLKVIDALLTAAENDRRLGVRGVHSHLLDLDIPLSFLSVREVLKRLCAEGVITLNPDKSYSLHPQAAAVLYSEQSGQGASLKA from the coding sequence ATGTACAACCCGCAACTGCCAACGGACGGTAGCCATGCGCCAAAGGCCAGCACCCTGGGCTCCGGCGTTTTCAATCAACAAGCCGAACGCCACGGCAACGAACGGATCAGGTTTCTGCTCAAGAGTTTCGGCCTGCGTACCAGCCTGATTCGCCTCAAAGTCATCGACGCCTTGCTGACCGCCGCCGAAAACGACCGCCGCCTGGGAGTGCGTGGCGTACACAGCCACTTGCTGGACCTGGACATCCCCCTGTCCTTTCTCAGTGTCCGTGAAGTGTTGAAACGCTTGTGCGCAGAAGGCGTGATCACCCTCAATCCGGACAAAAGCTACAGCCTGCATCCACAGGCCGCCGCCGTCCTTTACAGCGAGCAATCCGGCCAAGGGGCATCGCTCAAGGCTTGA
- a CDS encoding FecR domain-containing protein, whose translation MTDHSLSQAQYDAITDAAAHWCMRLHAIDCTAEERLAFEQWRNAHPLHAFEYEAMLEIWDVAGDLPRAEAVMPAARVKPATPWRTFGIAATVCALALPLAAYTGWNLGWLPNAYQHFEATDNVRQVTLSDGSQVELNLGSELTFSNYKDQRRVTLKKGEAFFSVSHDLQHPFIVRAADGRIRVTGTRFNVWMYEDQVRVNLIEGSVLVTSNGALPSEGVSLEPAMQARYRHGDFTPQISQTSANDHSLAWRSGKLVLDDLTLTDALPLINRYLNKPVMIADHSTGSIRLGGIYNIKELNSLVASLPKVLPVYLTRNKDGNPVLNSIPQQAPKS comes from the coding sequence ATGACCGACCACTCTCTCTCGCAAGCTCAATACGACGCCATCACCGATGCCGCTGCGCACTGGTGTATGCGTTTGCATGCCATCGACTGCACGGCCGAAGAACGCCTGGCGTTCGAGCAATGGCGTAATGCTCATCCGTTGCATGCCTTCGAGTACGAAGCCATGCTGGAGATCTGGGATGTGGCTGGGGATTTGCCTCGTGCCGAAGCCGTTATGCCGGCTGCTCGCGTCAAACCGGCAACGCCTTGGCGCACCTTCGGCATTGCCGCCACCGTCTGCGCCCTCGCGCTGCCGCTCGCGGCCTATACCGGGTGGAACCTGGGTTGGCTGCCCAATGCCTACCAGCATTTCGAGGCGACCGATAATGTTCGTCAGGTCACGCTGAGTGATGGCAGCCAGGTGGAACTGAACCTGGGCAGCGAGCTGACGTTCAGCAATTACAAGGATCAGCGTCGTGTCACGCTGAAAAAAGGCGAAGCCTTCTTCAGCGTCAGTCATGACCTGCAGCATCCATTCATCGTCAGGGCAGCCGATGGCAGGATTCGCGTCACCGGAACCCGATTCAACGTCTGGATGTATGAAGACCAGGTACGCGTGAACCTGATCGAAGGTTCCGTGCTGGTGACCAGCAACGGAGCCCTGCCCAGTGAGGGTGTAAGTCTCGAACCTGCCATGCAGGCACGTTACCGACACGGCGACTTCACGCCACAAATCAGCCAGACCTCTGCCAACGACCATTCGCTGGCCTGGCGCAGCGGCAAACTGGTGCTTGATGATCTGACGCTGACCGATGCCCTGCCCTTGATCAATCGTTATTTGAACAAGCCAGTCATGATCGCCGACCACAGCACCGGCTCGATTCGCCTCGGCGGTATCTACAACATCAAAGAGCTCAACAGCCTGGTGGCTTCGTTGCCCAAGGTGCTGCCGGTCTATCTGACCCGCAACAAGGACGGCAATCCGGTCCTCAATTCAATCCCGCAACAAGCCCCAAAAAGCTGA
- a CDS encoding acylase — protein sequence MIISRQLTRLSLAGVFLGLSLAANARSQPEPATAEIRRTSFGVPHIRADNERGLGYGIGYAYAQDNLCLLANEIVTVNGERSRYFGPDQFTVEERGNLASDLFFNWLNTPQAVAAFWQAQTPEVRELIEGYVAGYNRSLTERRAQGLPPQCQGEWVRAITAQDLVKLTRRLLVEGGVGQFAEALAGATPPKTVARLAGEPASFQLAASRMQRFALDRGSNAVAVGSERSFNGRGMLLANPHFPWVGGMRFYQMHLTIPGKLDVMGAALPGLPMINIGFNQHLAWTHTVDSSKHFTLYRLQLDPKDPTRYLLDGKSLPMKKQTLVVNVKQADGQTRQISHVVYSSQFGPIVQWPGKLDWNNQFAYSLRDANLENDRVLQQWYAMNRAVSLKDLQASVHKIQGIPWVNTLAVDDQGQTLYMNLSVVPNVNADKLAKCSDPRAGLQMILLDGSNSVCAWDIDPHAAQKGIYAADKLPQLLRKDFVQHSNDSAWMANPAQPLTGFSPLISQDNQPLGLRSRFALERLGSLSKAGPVAAADLQHMVMDDQVYQAAQVMPDLLQFCAADLGADAPTLTPLCASLKAWDRRVNLDSGLGFVHFQNVMGPLQQIPDIWRVAFDPKDPQHTPRGLAIERPDVAKAIRAAMLASVEQVKTLGLNADSRWGDIQVVSSGGQQTPIHGGPGTLGVYNAIQSVPRTDGKREVVSGTSYFQVVTFDDKGPQARGLLAFSLSSDPASKYSRDQTLAFSKKQLSVLPFTEQQITSDPQYQAQTIREQDEKAGKIAAQ from the coding sequence GTGATTATTTCCAGGCAGTTAACCAGGTTGAGCCTTGCGGGTGTGTTTCTGGGGCTGAGTCTTGCAGCAAATGCGCGCAGCCAGCCAGAGCCGGCGACGGCCGAGATTCGTCGAACCAGTTTCGGCGTGCCGCATATTCGTGCCGACAACGAGCGCGGGCTCGGCTATGGCATTGGCTATGCCTACGCTCAGGACAATCTGTGCTTGCTGGCCAATGAGATCGTCACCGTCAATGGCGAGCGCTCCCGGTATTTCGGCCCGGACCAGTTTACCGTCGAAGAGCGCGGGAACCTGGCCAGCGATCTGTTCTTCAACTGGCTGAATACCCCCCAGGCAGTCGCCGCTTTCTGGCAGGCGCAAACACCGGAAGTACGCGAGCTCATCGAAGGTTACGTGGCGGGTTACAACCGTTCGCTGACAGAGCGTCGGGCGCAGGGTTTGCCGCCGCAATGCCAGGGAGAATGGGTGCGTGCGATTACCGCGCAGGACCTGGTCAAGTTGACCCGACGTCTATTGGTCGAAGGCGGCGTGGGGCAGTTTGCCGAAGCATTGGCCGGCGCTACCCCGCCGAAAACCGTTGCCCGTCTGGCGGGCGAGCCGGCGTCGTTCCAACTGGCAGCTTCGCGCATGCAACGCTTCGCTCTGGATCGCGGCAGTAACGCCGTGGCGGTCGGCAGCGAGCGTTCGTTCAACGGTCGCGGGATGTTGCTGGCTAATCCGCACTTTCCGTGGGTCGGTGGGATGCGTTTCTATCAGATGCACCTGACCATTCCCGGCAAACTGGACGTCATGGGCGCCGCGTTGCCCGGCTTGCCCATGATCAATATTGGTTTCAACCAGCACCTGGCATGGACCCACACGGTGGATTCGTCCAAGCACTTCACGCTGTATCGCCTGCAACTCGATCCCAAGGATCCGACCCGTTACCTGCTGGATGGCAAGTCCTTGCCGATGAAAAAGCAGACGCTGGTGGTGAATGTGAAGCAAGCCGATGGCCAGACCCGGCAGATTTCCCATGTGGTCTACAGCTCGCAATTTGGCCCGATTGTGCAATGGCCCGGCAAGCTGGACTGGAACAACCAGTTCGCCTACAGCCTGCGCGATGCCAACCTGGAAAACGACCGGGTCTTGCAGCAGTGGTATGCGATGAACCGTGCCGTCAGCCTCAAGGATTTGCAGGCATCGGTGCACAAGATTCAGGGGATCCCGTGGGTCAACACGCTGGCGGTAGACGATCAAGGGCAGACGCTTTACATGAACTTGTCGGTGGTGCCGAACGTCAATGCCGACAAGCTGGCCAAGTGCAGCGATCCGCGGGCCGGATTACAGATGATCCTGCTCGACGGTTCCAACAGCGTCTGTGCCTGGGACATCGACCCGCACGCTGCGCAAAAAGGTATTTACGCAGCAGATAAACTGCCGCAACTGCTGCGCAAAGACTTTGTGCAGCATTCCAATGATTCGGCCTGGATGGCCAACCCGGCACAACCGCTCACCGGTTTCTCGCCGTTGATCAGTCAGGATAATCAGCCATTGGGGTTGCGTTCACGCTTTGCGCTGGAGCGCCTGGGGAGTTTGAGCAAGGCTGGCCCTGTCGCTGCGGCCGATCTGCAACACATGGTGATGGACGATCAGGTGTACCAGGCAGCTCAAGTGATGCCGGACCTGCTGCAATTCTGCGCCGCGGATCTTGGCGCCGATGCGCCGACGCTCACGCCATTGTGTGCCAGCCTCAAGGCGTGGGATCGCCGGGTGAATCTGGACAGTGGACTGGGCTTTGTGCATTTTCAGAATGTCATGGGGCCGCTACAGCAAATCCCTGACATCTGGCGTGTGGCGTTCGACCCGAAGGATCCGCAACACACTCCACGTGGCCTGGCAATTGAACGGCCAGACGTCGCCAAAGCGATTCGGGCGGCGATGCTGGCTTCGGTTGAACAGGTAAAAACCCTAGGCCTGAATGCCGATAGCCGCTGGGGCGATATCCAGGTGGTCAGCAGTGGCGGGCAGCAAACGCCGATCCACGGCGGGCCTGGCACGCTGGGTGTGTATAACGCGATCCAAAGCGTGCCGAGGACCGACGGCAAACGCGAAGTCGTCAGTGGCACCAGCTATTTTCAGGTAGTGACTTTCGATGACAAGGGGCCGCAGGCTCGGGGTTTGTTGGCATTCTCGTTGTCCAGTGACCCGGCGTCGAAGTACTCCCGGGACCAGACACTGGCCTTTTCGAAGAAGCAGCTGAGTGTGTTGCCGTTCACCGAGCAGCAGATCACGTCTGATCCGCAGTACCAGGCTCAGACGATTCGCGAGCAGGATGAAAAAGCAGGGAAGATCGCCGCGCAGTAA
- a CDS encoding dermonecrotic toxin domain-containing protein, which translates to MPTPATPLFFPQALKSPGLWRRLGQTHGLTQKDFEWFSHLQLANHTLRGEQKPPMLAEKILLKTNNLEPMPLAGSFVLSATPDDNGVILYTPYGGIKKYDSHSALTEQLKRQLNSATEDDDLLAFMSLSQRRTLADAATIEVTFQTIEGEVFEDQSSTITALQQMNDQAMLGELKASPSLISMLDTVLDELLKSAFPGLDQRQTQVSFYSTATADEHDKESTPARRWINAMSLSDAVLLYYRNQRWPSGQSHEFSHPKKHPASTDQQHWDTALATASKKLISLLSAQLQDYWNAASADGASRREFFSKAIAEKARADFLLKREAEIITPEQSQDLHSLIEPTSRTYETLTVETVRLWEYQANYVELAGSLMINGGNAFLYTPTQGLQVLKDYQDLKNTLLSKFSAAGHEDEFYGLLSLEERQRFIGFDWPNVSGEAISGSIFKKMFEAIITKQQQNIEYALQVFRHSDGIVDINALFDKALDIRSMISEQLLTLDTQGRWSTRPVLSGNQQPSMVLADNAAAFVKTFSDIEALISTDFASQPIASLALQRVYLENMKPRLAHALSVGIRGEASLRVLDATLGDTDRAIVDTVLNPDHSDRKSRLSLRGFRPDAYSLTLERSGQTNFLPLANCLLLTERGGLDSQHSGRTVLWTPAQGLEVFDTVSHAKQELDRRLLDPHKRLALLENLSPVQRTFHQRYSLGALRLIEGHVLQRLSQSSVDHFLGRCEHLRALKLDDAKQTKALQSLKKTVVDTNLRRATSIAQAITRQQSLPAWFAMAPVEEQQLHIELLEQYCNSVDDDKDYLHGMKTLRSYVHDTLVSLLGSRFSGTLPDPDDIEITPNLTLAGPARSLTEFALNHVNVVQGTGFKITSKTTQLLPQGLDQSAVRQLLLSLNIQQTYAKRMTDSLSNNSANADARRLRFIRQLPWQLMQHAHAQKLQQRISDSGFDLIRQVMDMPDAIARAAVNGAHAIVRPLELIKTVGAAAVKTLGLYLIGPGSGQKGPQILYAPFHADSLFTEFDNEASVISALNTPGPLQELLIRRLPAGAQSGVRNLLKSTIGQASEITLASNSIDGNLLTRLFRDNIHLLSQMLGTQSDVNGQSDWEAAKHLFSSGIHRLAGLLPGKLSYGLFLWQAYKDFKASAEAQQNRHWKQAVLDFIAGAVQMVSLGRLSLEESIGATQTTTDTLAEPVATPVAAPHWSQVKSTAPMRTSLLPFETTAVELKDLKKNSANGTYLEMTSKQTYAPIAGKVYRVTRPGAIWRMIKDKEEGPALLTTPDKQLVLDPDIHTVHYGKALSKMHNKFAASLTVRAVLNIEARGMEEIRTKHPEKARMIVKAIDLARYYAFNSLHNLVQLRHLNPGTRLDTFLKAFFDIDSLDASTLEKIKKVIVPICNALVDPNEDLMNTEHFVVGSNKDWFDGTIAFVMDGDIQKRVHFTERFFDPQLDWYKCGLTGPFDVDDHARAITVIHEFSHLFSKTVDIATLEARRPFTDLIATVTSYGATTKQKQQDLQRQALSLATPREELFARWNDTLQSWISLDSIEGLEHVGKDILKTTGCTTMNEARNAFRNPVDANLRIDTILRNADSIALLISEMGRQLDPVPVP; encoded by the coding sequence ATGCCTACACCTGCCACTCCATTGTTTTTCCCTCAGGCCCTGAAGTCTCCCGGCCTTTGGAGGAGACTTGGCCAAACCCACGGGCTGACGCAAAAGGACTTCGAATGGTTCAGTCACCTGCAACTTGCCAACCACACGCTGCGCGGTGAACAGAAACCGCCCATGCTCGCCGAAAAAATCCTGCTCAAGACCAACAATCTGGAACCCATGCCCCTGGCCGGCAGCTTCGTGCTGAGCGCCACACCGGATGACAACGGCGTAATTCTCTACACCCCGTATGGCGGCATAAAGAAGTACGACAGCCACTCAGCCTTGACCGAACAGCTTAAGCGTCAGTTGAACAGCGCGACCGAGGACGACGACCTGTTGGCTTTCATGTCGTTGTCTCAACGCAGAACGCTGGCAGATGCCGCCACTATCGAGGTGACCTTTCAAACCATCGAAGGCGAGGTGTTCGAAGATCAGAGCAGCACCATCACCGCACTCCAGCAAATGAACGATCAGGCCATGCTCGGCGAGCTGAAAGCATCGCCTTCGTTGATTTCGATGCTCGATACAGTGCTGGATGAACTGCTGAAGTCAGCCTTCCCCGGCCTGGATCAGCGCCAGACCCAGGTCAGTTTCTATTCCACGGCAACGGCCGATGAACACGATAAGGAAAGCACTCCGGCGCGGCGCTGGATCAACGCCATGTCCTTGAGTGATGCGGTGCTGCTGTACTACCGCAATCAACGCTGGCCGTCGGGGCAATCACATGAGTTTTCCCACCCGAAAAAGCACCCGGCGAGCACTGACCAGCAACACTGGGATACCGCGCTCGCCACTGCTTCCAAAAAGCTGATCAGCCTGCTTTCCGCGCAACTGCAAGACTACTGGAATGCCGCGAGCGCCGATGGCGCATCACGTCGCGAATTTTTCAGCAAGGCCATTGCTGAAAAGGCGCGAGCGGACTTCCTGCTCAAGCGCGAAGCCGAAATCATCACGCCTGAACAGAGCCAGGACTTGCATTCGCTGATCGAGCCAACCAGCAGAACGTACGAAACACTGACCGTCGAAACCGTGCGTCTCTGGGAATATCAGGCCAACTATGTGGAGCTGGCAGGCTCGCTGATGATCAATGGCGGCAATGCGTTTCTCTACACCCCCACTCAAGGGCTGCAGGTACTCAAAGACTATCAGGACCTCAAAAACACCTTGTTGAGCAAATTCAGCGCGGCCGGTCACGAGGATGAGTTCTACGGCCTGCTGAGTCTGGAGGAGCGTCAGCGCTTCATCGGTTTTGATTGGCCGAATGTCTCTGGGGAAGCGATTTCCGGTTCTATCTTCAAAAAGATGTTCGAAGCAATCATCACCAAACAACAGCAGAACATAGAGTATGCCCTGCAGGTTTTCCGTCACAGCGACGGCATCGTGGACATCAACGCCTTGTTCGACAAGGCGCTGGACATCCGTTCGATGATCAGCGAGCAACTGCTGACGCTGGATACCCAGGGACGATGGAGTACGCGGCCGGTATTGTCGGGCAATCAACAACCGTCCATGGTGCTGGCAGACAACGCGGCGGCGTTCGTAAAAACCTTCAGCGATATCGAGGCGCTGATCAGCACGGACTTCGCTTCGCAACCCATTGCTTCGCTGGCACTGCAGCGGGTCTATCTGGAGAACATGAAACCCCGGTTGGCTCACGCCCTTTCCGTGGGCATACGCGGGGAAGCCAGCCTTCGGGTGCTCGACGCAACATTGGGCGACACGGATCGGGCCATTGTCGATACGGTGCTCAATCCGGACCACTCGGATCGTAAAAGCCGTCTGTCACTCAGGGGGTTCCGGCCTGACGCCTATTCATTGACCCTTGAGCGCTCCGGCCAAACGAATTTCCTGCCCTTGGCCAATTGTTTGCTGTTGACCGAGCGTGGCGGGCTCGACTCTCAGCATTCGGGCCGAACAGTTCTATGGACCCCTGCGCAGGGCCTGGAAGTCTTTGACACCGTCAGTCACGCAAAGCAGGAGCTGGACCGGCGCCTGCTTGATCCGCACAAACGTCTGGCGCTGTTGGAAAACCTCTCCCCAGTCCAACGCACCTTCCACCAGCGCTATTCACTCGGCGCGTTGCGACTGATTGAAGGTCATGTCTTGCAGCGGTTATCACAATCATCGGTCGACCACTTCCTGGGACGCTGCGAACACCTGCGCGCCCTGAAACTGGACGATGCAAAACAGACCAAAGCCCTTCAATCCCTGAAAAAAACGGTGGTCGACACCAACTTGCGCAGAGCCACTTCGATCGCGCAGGCGATTACCCGACAGCAGTCCTTGCCAGCCTGGTTCGCAATGGCCCCCGTCGAGGAACAGCAGTTGCACATCGAATTGCTGGAGCAATACTGCAACAGCGTCGACGATGATAAAGATTACCTGCACGGCATGAAGACACTGAGGTCCTATGTGCATGACACATTGGTGTCACTGCTCGGTAGCCGCTTCTCCGGGACACTGCCAGACCCCGACGACATCGAAATCACCCCCAACCTGACCCTGGCCGGCCCCGCTCGTTCCCTGACCGAGTTTGCCTTGAACCATGTCAACGTTGTCCAGGGCACAGGGTTCAAGATCACTTCGAAAACCACTCAATTGCTTCCGCAAGGCCTGGACCAGTCCGCTGTCAGGCAACTCCTGTTGTCACTGAACATTCAGCAAACCTACGCAAAACGGATGACAGACAGCTTGTCGAACAACAGCGCCAATGCTGATGCTCGAAGGCTGCGCTTCATTCGGCAATTGCCTTGGCAATTGATGCAACACGCCCATGCACAGAAGCTGCAGCAACGTATTTCCGATAGCGGCTTCGATTTGATTCGACAGGTTATGGACATGCCGGACGCTATCGCCCGGGCAGCTGTCAACGGCGCCCACGCCATTGTTCGCCCTTTGGAGCTGATCAAGACTGTCGGCGCTGCAGCCGTCAAGACACTGGGCCTGTACCTGATCGGCCCCGGCTCCGGTCAGAAAGGTCCCCAAATCCTGTATGCCCCCTTCCATGCAGACTCGCTATTCACCGAATTCGACAATGAGGCAAGCGTTATCTCGGCGCTCAATACGCCAGGACCGCTACAGGAGCTGCTGATACGTCGTCTTCCAGCAGGTGCGCAATCCGGGGTTCGCAATCTGTTGAAGTCCACTATCGGACAAGCGAGCGAAATCACCCTCGCCTCCAACTCCATCGACGGCAACTTGCTGACCCGATTGTTCCGCGACAACATCCACCTGCTGTCGCAAATGCTCGGCACTCAGTCCGACGTCAACGGCCAGTCGGACTGGGAGGCAGCCAAGCACCTGTTCAGCTCGGGCATCCACAGGCTCGCAGGCCTGTTACCCGGCAAACTCAGTTATGGGCTGTTTCTGTGGCAAGCCTACAAAGACTTCAAGGCCTCGGCCGAAGCGCAGCAGAATCGCCACTGGAAACAGGCAGTGCTCGACTTTATTGCCGGTGCAGTGCAAATGGTCTCATTGGGCAGGTTATCGCTGGAAGAATCGATCGGCGCTACGCAGACAACGACCGACACCCTCGCCGAACCGGTGGCCACTCCTGTGGCCGCGCCGCACTGGTCGCAGGTGAAGTCCACTGCACCGATGCGCACGTCACTGCTGCCCTTCGAAACCACTGCCGTCGAACTTAAAGATCTGAAGAAGAACAGCGCGAATGGCACCTACCTGGAAATGACCAGCAAACAAACCTATGCACCTATCGCGGGCAAGGTGTACCGCGTGACCAGACCCGGGGCGATCTGGCGGATGATCAAAGACAAGGAAGAAGGCCCTGCTCTACTGACTACGCCTGACAAGCAACTGGTGCTCGATCCGGATATCCATACTGTCCACTATGGAAAAGCCCTGTCGAAAATGCACAATAAATTTGCAGCCAGCCTCACGGTCAGAGCGGTCCTGAATATCGAAGCGCGGGGAATGGAAGAGATCAGGACAAAACACCCGGAAAAAGCACGCATGATCGTGAAAGCCATCGATCTGGCTCGCTATTACGCTTTTAACAGTCTGCATAACCTCGTGCAGCTCAGGCACCTGAACCCGGGGACGCGACTGGATACATTTCTTAAAGCTTTTTTTGATATCGATAGTCTCGACGCCAGTACCCTCGAGAAAATCAAGAAGGTCATCGTTCCCATTTGCAACGCGCTGGTAGACCCAAACGAGGATTTGATGAATACCGAGCATTTTGTGGTCGGTTCAAACAAAGACTGGTTCGACGGCACAATCGCTTTTGTCATGGATGGCGATATACAGAAGCGTGTGCATTTCACGGAGAGGTTTTTTGACCCGCAACTCGATTGGTACAAGTGCGGTTTGACTGGGCCGTTCGACGTTGACGACCATGCCCGGGCCATTACCGTGATTCATGAGTTCTCCCATCTTTTTTCAAAGACCGTGGATATCGCAACGCTTGAAGCAAGACGTCCGTTCACCGATCTCATCGCCACAGTCACCAGTTACGGTGCAACAACCAAACAGAAGCAGCAAGACCTCCAGCGACAAGCACTGTCCCTGGCCACCCCCAGGGAAGAATTGTTTGCACGCTGGAACGATACATTACAGTCATGGATCAGTCTGGACTCGATTGAAGGGTTGGAGCATGTAGGTAAGGACATCCTCAAAACAACGGGCTGCACGACGATGAATGAAGCTCGCAACGCCTTCCGCAATCCAGTGGATGCGAACCTGCGCATCGACACCATTTTGCGCAACGCCGACTCGATCGCTTTATTGATATCTGAAATGGGTCGACAGCTGGATCCGGTGCCAGTCCCATAA
- a CDS encoding acyl-protein synthase has translation MIQLPHTDALCALTQPYCLDSVPDGLFDRAMSEISLFHCHHTPGYERWLNANGLDANALDTLDDWSRLPPIFANYFKRHLVFGPTGEGALELTSSGTSGQKSRMRYDHRSMAAAQGMVNHIFRHYGWDTPDSPCNYLLLSYEPEAANTLGTAYTDQFLCSYAPVNRVAYGLRLTGKGHEFDLFGVIRALQEFAEEGLPVRILGFPAFLSHALQHMEDTCVADLQLPAQSLVFLGGGWKTHAAQEIPLHQLYARINRQLGIDLPRCRDGYGAVEHAVPYIQCAHHHFHVPIYSKVFVRNPSDFTVQPYGQRGLLEFVSPYISSSPAHAVVMGDLATLHPGASCGCGLPTDWFELHGRAGTSASRSCAMAASELIGGA, from the coding sequence ATGATTCAACTACCCCATACCGATGCGCTTTGTGCGTTAACGCAACCCTATTGCCTGGATTCCGTGCCGGACGGCCTGTTCGACCGGGCCATGAGCGAAATCAGCCTGTTTCATTGTCATCACACGCCCGGATACGAACGCTGGTTGAACGCCAATGGTCTTGACGCCAACGCCCTCGATACATTGGATGACTGGTCAAGGCTGCCGCCGATTTTCGCCAATTACTTCAAACGTCATTTGGTGTTCGGTCCCACAGGCGAAGGCGCGCTGGAGCTGACATCATCCGGCACCAGCGGCCAAAAGAGTCGCATGCGCTACGACCATCGCAGCATGGCCGCGGCACAAGGCATGGTGAACCACATTTTCCGGCATTACGGCTGGGACACACCGGACAGCCCCTGCAATTATTTGCTCCTGAGCTACGAGCCGGAGGCGGCCAACACCTTGGGCACAGCCTATACCGATCAGTTTCTTTGCAGCTACGCCCCTGTCAATCGTGTCGCTTATGGCTTGCGCCTTACCGGCAAAGGTCACGAGTTCGATCTTTTTGGTGTTATTCGAGCCTTGCAAGAGTTTGCCGAGGAAGGATTGCCCGTTCGCATTCTCGGTTTTCCGGCGTTCCTTTCGCATGCACTGCAGCACATGGAAGACACCTGCGTGGCCGATTTGCAGTTGCCTGCCCAGTCATTGGTGTTTCTTGGGGGGGGCTGGAAAACCCACGCGGCACAGGAAATTCCCCTGCATCAGCTGTATGCCCGAATCAATCGGCAATTGGGTATCGACCTGCCCCGATGTCGGGACGGCTATGGCGCCGTAGAGCATGCAGTGCCTTATATCCAGTGTGCCCACCATCATTTTCATGTGCCGATCTATTCGAAGGTTTTCGTGCGTAACCCATCCGATTTCACTGTCCAGCCATACGGCCAGCGCGGCTTGCTGGAATTCGTCTCGCCGTACATTTCGTCGAGCCCTGCCCATGCCGTGGTCATGGGCGATCTGGCAACACTACATCCGGGCGCCAGTTGCGGATGCGGTCTGCCAACCGATTGGTTCGAGCTGCATGGCCGTGCCGGCACCTCCGCCAGTCGCAGCTGTGCCATGGCCGCTTCCGAACTGATCGGAGGCGCTTGA
- a CDS encoding MFS transporter: MHKPLIDISSPRLLGFCLAITLFELLTYMASDMIMPAMLTVTHQLNASASHVPYAFNLYLAGGILLQWLIGPLSDHFGRRRMLLIGCALFALACAAAYYVQSIFVFNGLRLIQGMGLGFVIAVSYPALQEVFCEADAVKIMALLGNVALLSPLLGPLLGSLMLEWLSWRELFLLLGVGGAMVWLGLYWYMPETVGTLRQDGQRLAAVSFEWGGTVRRYAVLLTNMQFLRATVALGLMSLPLIAWIGLAPLLLIQNQGLSTLQYGLWQIPVFAAVILGNLILNRLIANTELPQLIRYALWPFCGGLIALAAITLTGASTLLLVSCLSLYAIGLGMSNAALYRLALFSSHDSKGLVSAAIGMISIAVMGGGGSIIAALGAGDSLEAFALMACLMGLLCLAPLRLFLRRSHTPLAI; encoded by the coding sequence ATGCACAAACCTTTAATAGATATAAGTTCGCCTCGACTACTTGGGTTTTGCCTTGCAATCACTCTTTTCGAACTGCTGACTTATATGGCCAGCGATATGATCATGCCGGCCATGCTGACCGTAACCCATCAACTGAATGCCAGTGCGAGTCATGTTCCCTACGCCTTCAATCTTTATTTGGCGGGGGGCATTCTTTTGCAATGGCTTATCGGTCCGCTGTCCGATCATTTCGGTCGTCGCCGGATGCTGCTCATCGGCTGTGCGCTATTCGCTCTAGCCTGTGCCGCGGCGTATTACGTGCAGAGCATCTTTGTCTTCAATGGTTTGCGCCTGATTCAGGGCATGGGATTGGGATTTGTCATCGCGGTCAGTTATCCGGCCCTGCAAGAAGTCTTCTGTGAAGCCGACGCAGTAAAGATCATGGCATTGCTGGGCAACGTAGCGCTGCTCTCCCCGCTGTTGGGCCCCTTGCTCGGCAGTCTGATGCTGGAGTGGCTCTCCTGGCGGGAGCTGTTTCTACTGTTAGGTGTCGGTGGCGCGATGGTCTGGTTGGGGCTTTATTGGTACATGCCGGAAACCGTGGGCACCTTGCGTCAGGACGGTCAACGCCTGGCTGCCGTGTCCTTTGAATGGGGTGGCACGGTGCGCCGCTACGCCGTTTTGCTCACCAACATGCAGTTCCTGCGCGCTACCGTCGCCTTGGGATTGATGAGTCTGCCGTTGATTGCCTGGATCGGGCTGGCGCCGCTCTTGCTGATCCAGAACCAGGGACTTTCTACCTTGCAGTACGGCCTGTGGCAGATCCCGGTATTTGCGGCAGTCATTCTCGGTAATCTGATACTCAACCGATTGATTGCCAACACTGAACTGCCGCAACTGATTCGATACGCGCTCTGGCCGTTTTGCGGTGGGCTTATCGCGTTGGCCGCCATCACTTTGACCGGTGCTTCGACGCTCCTGTTGGTCAGTTGCCTGTCGCTTTACGCCATCGGCCTTGGCATGAGCAACGCCGCGCTGTACCGGCTCGCGCTGTTTTCCAGCCATGACAGTAAAGGGTTGGTCTCAGCCGCGATCGGCATGATCTCCATCGCTGTCATGGGTGGTGGGGGCTCGATTATCGCTGCCCTGGGTGCCGGTGACAGCCTTGAGGCCTTCGCTCTGATGGCCTGCCTCATGGGGCTATTGTGCCTGGCGCCCTTGAGATTGTTTCTGCGTCGTTCTCACACCCCGCTTGCGATCTGA